The Propionibacterium freudenreichii subsp. freudenreichii genome contains a region encoding:
- the rplS gene encoding 50S ribosomal protein L19 yields MTHKLISEINKASLRSDIPEFRVGDSLRVHVKVVEGNKSRVQVFAGVVIARVGSGLTETFTVRKVSYGTGVERTFPLHSPIIDKLEVERRGDVRRAKLYYLRGLHGKAAKIKEKRDNA; encoded by the coding sequence ATGACTCACAAGCTCATCAGCGAGATCAACAAGGCGTCGCTGCGTAGCGATATCCCCGAATTCCGCGTGGGTGACTCACTGCGCGTCCACGTGAAGGTGGTCGAGGGCAACAAGTCCCGTGTCCAGGTCTTCGCCGGCGTCGTCATCGCACGCGTGGGCTCCGGGCTCACCGAGACCTTCACGGTGCGCAAGGTGTCCTATGGCACCGGCGTTGAGCGCACCTTCCCGCTGCACAGCCCGATCATCGACAAGCTCGAGGTCGAGCGTCGCGGCGATGTGCGTCGCGCCAAGCTCTACTACCTGCGTGGTCTGCACGGCAAGGCTGCGAAGATCAAGGAGAAGCGCG